One segment of Proteus appendicitidis DNA contains the following:
- a CDS encoding RES domain-containing protein, whose protein sequence is MKYQNRKMLYTKLNELEFQGYIPYKIQRKKQQKRWQWKPYSSGIHYAIPNHPLEMGRYNDPTARTGICYTADYAVIAIAESLGRLYQNNKTFILGLSDLKKAQIYTLNTTRKTKLIDMSKLQGILHITADKTMGKRYNFTQSIVDWAANTPELDYDGITYPSRHYLGMCTAFWARKERINPLAEISHCSLDIYHDDKKENFPQNWQYDDISGIEIITETLRFEINADE, encoded by the coding sequence ATGAAATATCAAAATAGAAAAATGCTTTACACAAAGCTGAATGAGCTAGAATTCCAAGGTTATATCCCTTATAAAATACAAAGAAAAAAACAACAAAAACGATGGCAATGGAAGCCTTATTCATCAGGCATTCATTATGCGATACCAAATCATCCTCTAGAAATGGGACGCTATAATGATCCAACCGCAAGGACAGGGATTTGCTACACCGCTGATTATGCCGTTATTGCCATAGCTGAATCTTTAGGGCGTCTTTATCAAAATAACAAAACATTTATTCTTGGATTGAGCGACTTAAAAAAAGCACAAATATATACACTCAACACTACACGAAAAACAAAACTCATTGATATGTCAAAATTACAGGGCATACTGCATATCACTGCGGATAAAACTATGGGTAAACGTTATAATTTTACTCAATCCATTGTTGATTGGGCTGCCAATACACCTGAACTTGATTATGATGGTATAACCTATCCTTCAAGACACTATTTGGGAATGTGTACTGCGTTTTGGGCTAGAAAAGAGCGTATTAATCCTTTAGCAGAAATATCACACTGCTCTCTTGATATTTATCATGATGATAAAAAAGAAAATTTTCCTCAGAATTGGCAATATGATGATATTTCAGGTATTGAGATCATTACAGAAACATTAAGATTTGAGATTAATGCGGATGAGTAA
- a CDS encoding helix-turn-helix domain-containing protein, translating to MNSTMQKRSIQQLSVERTAVLKRIANLTKELVEALAEKKSLTHALEMTDNELAKLIFETQLERACEISPREQQKIARLNEGAIKFSEQLTALGGVCRTSQAAEILDVKRQTINNRLKANKLLAVKVGGEYRLPVFQFDGNKLIDGLEEILVLLGDLSSTTKVSFLTNMYFFDDDDKDLNIIEILKKYGRMSEQMQEIIHQTKLFGKHTSF from the coding sequence ATGAACAGCACAATGCAAAAAAGATCAATACAACAACTCTCAGTAGAGAGAACGGCTGTTCTTAAAAGAATAGCTAATTTGACAAAAGAGCTAGTTGAAGCCTTAGCAGAGAAAAAAAGCTTAACTCATGCTTTAGAGATGACTGATAATGAGTTAGCTAAGCTTATTTTTGAAACTCAACTTGAACGAGCCTGTGAAATATCTCCGAGAGAACAACAAAAAATTGCTCGCTTAAATGAAGGTGCGATTAAATTTTCAGAACAACTAACAGCATTAGGTGGAGTTTGCCGAACAAGCCAAGCGGCTGAAATTTTGGATGTTAAACGTCAAACAATTAATAATCGTCTGAAAGCCAATAAATTATTAGCGGTTAAAGTTGGAGGAGAATACCGATTACCAGTATTTCAGTTTGATGGTAATAAATTAATTGATGGGTTAGAAGAAATTTTGGTGTTATTGGGTGATCTGAGTTCAACAACAAAAGTATCATTTTTAACCAATATGTATTTTTTTGATGATGATGATAAGGATCTGAATATTATCGAAATATTAAAAAAATATGGTCGTATGAGTGAACAAATGCAGGAAATAATTCATCAAACTAAACTTTTTGGCAAACATACTTCTTTTTGA